In Amycolatopsis coloradensis, one genomic interval encodes:
- a CDS encoding glycoside hydrolase family 3 protein → MSRATLLARLRRMGMFTTTIALVLGLASPAVADELNALPFRDPGLPLTTRVDDLVRRLTLAEKVSLLHQFQPAIPRLGIPEFKTGTEALHGLGWTTERTNGAVVTASATVFPQAIGLASTWDPALIEQVGAVVGDEARGYHSQDPGFWGLQLWAPVVNLLRDPRWGRNEEGYSEDPLLTGAISTAYGKGMTGDHPQYLKTAPVLKHYLANNNEIRRDTTSSNLRPRVLREYDEQAFKPAIAADAATGVMGSYNLVNGRPATVNPDLDDVVRTWTDKTLYNVSDASAPYNLTGSEKYYGTNEEGFAATLKAGLDGFTVDNQNPGPTIKIITSALAKGLLAEADIDKAVKHVLSVRFRLGDFDPDGGPYAKIGKDVVNSPAHRQLARKAAGEAMVLLKNDRGALPLDPKRGVAVIGPLEKTLYTDWYSGGLPYKVTPVDGIRARLGGGAQITDTEAVDRIALRDAATGRYLSGGAGEAGAVLKTGATSAGATEQFDAFEWGDGVLTLRSVANGKYVERQNLADATSPFLNQAPQPRDWFVHQQFKLEDAGDGTVVIRYAGYELPNDWDGPNNYLTVAADGTLTLGSPNAAGATKFRKEQITSGIDSAVKAARSAETAVVVVGSMPFINGREDHDRTTTALAQSQSELIKAVRKANPNTVVVVENSYPTTLNWEQENIPAIVWTSHAGQETGNALADVLYGDVNPAGRLTQTWYRSDADLPDILDYDIMKRGSTYQYFTGDPLYAFGHGLSYTNFRYSDLRLGNPGPQGTFEATVKVTNTGKRAGDEVVQLYTHQLVSRDKQPNQRLRDFERVHLEPGQTKTVRLSVPDLRHWDVTRGKWVLESSVHEVMVGASAADIRLRSAIPVRGEQIPPRDLTRNTRAIDFDDYSGVELTDESKVRGDAVGVGAGDWLCFSDVDFRSGARTFTARTARAEPGTSTVEIRLGGPRGRLAGTAQIASTGDKYTYSTTTATLSGLNGRHDVYLVFTADSRISTFSLR, encoded by the coding sequence ATGAGCAGAGCAACTCTCCTCGCCCGCCTACGCCGGATGGGCATGTTCACCACGACGATCGCCCTGGTGCTGGGCCTCGCGTCACCCGCGGTCGCGGACGAGCTGAACGCTCTTCCGTTCCGTGATCCTGGCCTTCCGCTGACCACTCGGGTGGACGATCTGGTGCGGCGGCTGACCCTGGCGGAGAAGGTGTCGTTGCTGCACCAATTCCAGCCGGCGATCCCGCGGCTGGGCATCCCCGAATTCAAGACGGGAACCGAGGCCCTCCACGGTCTCGGCTGGACGACGGAACGCACGAACGGCGCCGTCGTGACCGCGAGCGCCACGGTCTTCCCTCAGGCGATCGGGCTCGCTTCGACGTGGGACCCCGCGTTGATCGAACAGGTCGGGGCGGTCGTCGGTGACGAGGCGCGGGGCTACCACTCGCAGGACCCCGGGTTCTGGGGACTCCAGCTGTGGGCACCGGTGGTGAACCTGCTGCGTGATCCGCGATGGGGGCGCAACGAGGAGGGCTACTCGGAAGATCCTCTGCTGACCGGGGCGATCTCGACGGCGTACGGCAAGGGGATGACCGGCGACCATCCCCAGTACCTCAAGACCGCTCCGGTGCTGAAGCACTACCTGGCCAACAACAACGAGATCCGCCGCGACACCACGTCGTCCAACCTGCGCCCGCGAGTGCTGCGCGAATACGACGAGCAGGCGTTCAAACCGGCTATCGCGGCCGACGCGGCGACCGGCGTGATGGGGTCGTACAACCTCGTCAACGGACGGCCCGCGACGGTCAACCCCGACCTTGACGACGTCGTGCGGACGTGGACCGACAAGACGCTCTACAACGTCAGCGACGCGTCCGCCCCGTACAACCTGACAGGCTCCGAGAAGTACTACGGAACCAACGAGGAAGGGTTCGCGGCCACCCTCAAAGCCGGTCTGGACGGCTTCACCGTCGACAACCAGAACCCCGGCCCCACCATCAAGATCATCACGTCCGCGCTGGCCAAGGGGTTGCTCGCCGAGGCCGACATCGACAAGGCGGTGAAGCACGTCCTGAGCGTCCGCTTCCGGCTCGGCGACTTCGATCCGGACGGCGGCCCGTACGCCAAGATCGGCAAGGACGTGGTCAACAGTCCGGCGCACCGGCAGCTCGCCCGCAAGGCGGCGGGCGAGGCCATGGTGCTGCTGAAGAACGACCGCGGCGCGCTGCCGCTGGACCCGAAGCGCGGAGTCGCGGTCATCGGGCCGTTGGAGAAGACCCTGTACACCGACTGGTACTCCGGCGGACTGCCGTACAAGGTGACCCCGGTGGACGGGATCCGCGCGCGGCTCGGCGGCGGGGCACAGATCACCGACACCGAGGCCGTCGACAGGATCGCCTTGCGCGACGCCGCCACCGGCAGGTACCTCAGCGGCGGCGCGGGTGAGGCGGGCGCGGTGCTCAAGACCGGCGCCACCAGTGCCGGGGCCACGGAGCAGTTCGACGCCTTCGAGTGGGGCGATGGTGTGCTGACGTTGCGCAGTGTCGCGAACGGGAAATACGTCGAGCGGCAGAACCTCGCCGATGCCACCAGCCCGTTCCTCAACCAGGCGCCGCAGCCGCGGGACTGGTTCGTCCACCAGCAGTTCAAACTGGAGGACGCGGGTGACGGCACGGTCGTGATCAGGTACGCCGGTTACGAGCTTCCGAACGACTGGGACGGGCCGAACAACTATCTCACCGTAGCCGCCGACGGCACACTGACCCTGGGCTCGCCGAACGCGGCGGGAGCGACCAAGTTCCGCAAGGAGCAGATCACCTCGGGAATCGACAGCGCGGTGAAGGCGGCACGATCGGCCGAAACGGCGGTCGTGGTCGTGGGCAGCATGCCGTTCATCAACGGCCGGGAAGACCACGACCGCACCACGACGGCGCTGGCCCAGAGCCAGAGCGAACTGATCAAGGCCGTGCGCAAGGCGAATCCGAACACCGTCGTGGTGGTCGAGAACAGCTATCCCACGACCTTGAACTGGGAGCAGGAGAACATCCCGGCGATCGTGTGGACCTCGCACGCCGGCCAGGAGACCGGCAACGCGCTCGCCGACGTGCTGTACGGCGACGTGAACCCGGCGGGCCGGCTCACCCAGACCTGGTACCGCTCGGACGCCGATCTTCCGGACATCCTCGACTACGACATCATGAAACGCGGCAGCACCTACCAGTACTTCACCGGTGATCCGCTTTACGCCTTCGGTCACGGTCTGTCCTACACGAACTTCCGCTACAGCGACCTGCGTCTCGGCAATCCGGGTCCACAAGGGACGTTCGAAGCGACGGTGAAGGTGACCAACACCGGGAAACGTGCCGGTGACGAGGTGGTGCAGCTCTACACCCATCAACTCGTGTCCCGCGACAAGCAGCCGAATCAGCGGCTCCGCGACTTCGAACGGGTGCACCTGGAACCAGGGCAGACCAAGACGGTGCGCCTGTCGGTGCCCGACCTCCGGCATTGGGACGTCACCCGGGGCAAATGGGTGCTGGAATCGTCCGTCCACGAGGTGATGGTCGGTGCGTCCGCCGCCGACATCCGGCTGCGCTCGGCGATCCCCGTTCGTGGCGAGCAGATCCCGCCGCGCGACCTGACGCGGAACACCAGGGCGATCGACTTCGACGACTACTCGGGCGTCGAACTAACCGACGAAAGCAAGGTCCGTGGCGACGCCGTCGGAGTCGGCGCGGGAGACTGGCTGTGCTTCAGCGACGTGGACTTCCGTTCCGGGGCACGGACGTTCACCGCCAGAACGGCTCGCGCCGAACCAGGAACGTCCACGGTGGAAATCCGGCTCGGCGGCCCGCGCGGCAGGCTGGCCGGAACCGCGCAGATCGCCAGTACCGGCGACAAGTACACGTACTCGACGACCACCGCGACGTTGTCCGGGCTGAACGGGCGACACGACGTCTACCTCGTCTTCACCGCCGATTCGAGAATCAGCACGTTTTCTCTGCGGTAG
- a CDS encoding glycoside hydrolase family 12 protein, whose product MRRQARSLLSSVVMALVATLTIGGTAQAATWSSSDKWGSWSNGGYTVRNNVWGGGAGPQSIWANSYSNFGVWANHPNTGGVKSYPHSAKNVGRQLSGLRSLSSSFDVSRPGGGAYATAYDIWANNNAYEIMLWMNKQGAVGAIGSKETTVAVGGHTWDVYRGSNGANAVFSFLRTSNTNAGSVDVLAVLNWIKNRGWYGDVTVGEVQFGFEITSSSGGMNFSSNSYSVSSS is encoded by the coding sequence ATGCGTAGGCAAGCACGATCCTTGTTGAGCAGTGTCGTCATGGCGTTGGTCGCCACCCTGACGATAGGAGGGACGGCGCAGGCCGCCACCTGGAGCTCTTCGGACAAGTGGGGGAGCTGGTCGAACGGCGGCTACACCGTCCGCAACAACGTCTGGGGCGGAGGCGCCGGCCCGCAGTCGATCTGGGCGAACTCCTACAGCAACTTCGGCGTCTGGGCGAACCACCCGAACACCGGCGGAGTGAAGTCGTATCCGCATTCGGCGAAGAACGTCGGCCGCCAGTTGAGCGGTCTGCGGAGCCTTTCCAGCAGTTTCGACGTCTCCAGGCCGGGCGGCGGCGCCTACGCGACGGCGTACGACATCTGGGCGAACAACAACGCCTACGAGATCATGCTGTGGATGAACAAGCAGGGTGCCGTGGGCGCGATCGGTTCGAAGGAGACCACGGTGGCGGTCGGCGGCCACACCTGGGACGTCTACCGGGGGAGCAACGGCGCCAACGCGGTGTTCTCCTTCCTGCGCACCTCCAACACGAACGCGGGTTCGGTCGACGTGCTCGCCGTGCTGAACTGGATCAAGAATCGCGGCTGGTACGGCGACGTGACGGTCGGTGAAGTGCAGTTCGGCTTCGAGATCACGTCGTCCAGCGGCGGCATGAACTTCTCGTCGAACAGTTATTCCGTCTCGTCGTCCTGA
- a CDS encoding sodium:proton antiporter produces MNLTLVAVLGVVLIVVVAAFSERLNLAAPLSLVVAGIGLSFLPGVPHPEVEPELILAGVLPPLLYSAAVNMPMVDFRRNIRPITGLAVLLVVGTTLGAGWLFHWLVPGIGWPAAFALGAVISPTDAVAATSVGRRLGLPPRLLTVLEGEGLVNDASALVLLRSAVAAVAGSVSVWGVVGEFVFSVVVAVGIGILVGVVNVRARALLGNAVLNTAISFVVPFIAFLPAEEAGASGVLAVVVAGLVTGHLAPRHLRATDRLAETVNWRTAAFLLESGMFLLMGLSVKTLVDEVHEDGSSVWRALAIGLAASALVIVARVVFVGPLVAGLYREQRKAARFKPRLETTQAVLRGDESNPAVTERLDKASPRRVAHFRKRLDRAAADVEFRLTETLGWRGGVVLGWAGMRGAITLAAAQTLPQDTPDRALLVLIAYVVATTTLLVQGMTLPAVIRAARVPEEDPDRARQEYVRLMTELADAAKSVLDDPADGPFSEAVLDRVRSDVRVPGKATAGRPAPEQVESVQQYLRLRLRVLTEQSERLQRARSSGGYSSETVSRAQTALDVEMARLEQLADKPAS; encoded by the coding sequence GTGAACCTGACTCTCGTCGCCGTGCTCGGCGTCGTCCTCATCGTGGTGGTGGCCGCGTTCTCCGAACGGCTGAACCTGGCTGCTCCGCTGAGCCTCGTGGTGGCCGGGATCGGGCTGAGCTTTCTGCCGGGCGTCCCGCATCCGGAGGTCGAACCCGAGCTGATCCTCGCCGGGGTGCTCCCTCCGCTGCTGTATTCGGCGGCGGTGAACATGCCGATGGTCGACTTCCGACGGAACATCCGGCCGATCACCGGCCTCGCGGTCCTTCTCGTGGTGGGGACGACACTGGGCGCCGGCTGGCTGTTCCACTGGCTGGTGCCGGGGATCGGGTGGCCCGCCGCGTTCGCGCTCGGCGCGGTCATCAGCCCCACCGACGCCGTCGCGGCGACGTCCGTGGGGCGGCGACTCGGTCTGCCACCCCGGCTGCTGACCGTGCTCGAAGGCGAAGGGCTGGTCAACGACGCCTCAGCGCTCGTGCTGCTGCGGTCCGCCGTCGCCGCGGTCGCCGGGTCGGTGTCCGTCTGGGGCGTGGTGGGCGAGTTCGTCTTCTCGGTCGTCGTGGCGGTCGGGATCGGGATCCTGGTCGGGGTCGTCAACGTGCGGGCGCGCGCCTTGCTGGGCAACGCCGTGCTCAACACGGCCATCTCGTTCGTGGTCCCGTTCATCGCCTTCCTTCCCGCGGAAGAGGCCGGCGCCTCGGGCGTGCTCGCCGTCGTCGTCGCCGGCCTGGTAACCGGTCATCTCGCCCCGCGGCACCTGCGCGCGACGGACCGCCTCGCCGAGACCGTCAACTGGCGCACCGCGGCGTTCCTGCTGGAGAGCGGGATGTTCCTGCTCATGGGACTCAGCGTGAAGACCCTCGTCGACGAGGTGCACGAGGACGGTTCGAGCGTCTGGCGCGCGCTCGCCATCGGCCTGGCCGCGTCGGCGCTCGTCATCGTCGCGCGCGTCGTCTTCGTCGGACCGCTGGTCGCCGGCCTGTACCGCGAGCAGCGAAAAGCCGCGCGATTCAAACCGCGACTGGAGACCACGCAGGCGGTGCTGCGGGGCGACGAGTCGAATCCCGCCGTCACCGAGCGGCTGGACAAAGCGTCACCGAGACGGGTGGCGCATTTCCGGAAACGGCTCGATCGCGCCGCCGCGGACGTGGAGTTCCGGCTCACCGAGACTCTGGGCTGGCGCGGCGGTGTGGTGCTCGGCTGGGCGGGGATGCGCGGCGCCATCACCCTCGCGGCGGCGCAGACCCTTCCGCAGGACACCCCGGACCGCGCCCTGCTGGTCCTGATCGCCTACGTGGTGGCGACCACGACGCTGCTGGTCCAGGGGATGACCCTCCCGGCGGTCATCCGTGCGGCGCGTGTGCCCGAGGAGGATCCGGACCGGGCGCGCCAGGAGTACGTCCGGCTCATGACCGAGCTCGCCGACGCGGCGAAGTCCGTTTTGGACGATCCGGCCGACGGGCCGTTCAGCGAGGCGGTCCTGGACCGGGTGCGCTCGGACGTGCGCGTCCCGGGCAAAGCGACTGCGGGCCGTCCGGCGCCGGAACAGGTCGAGAGCGTGCAGCAATATCTGCGGTTGCGCTTGCGTGTCCTCACCGAACAGTCCGAACGCCTTCAGCGAGCCCGGTCGAGCGGCGGATACAGTTCCGAGACGGTGAGCCGGGCGCAAACAGCCCTCGACGTGGAGATGGCCCGCCTCGAGCAGCTGGCGGATAAACCGGCGTCGTGA
- a CDS encoding YbaB/EbfC family nucleoid-associated protein has product MNGYDWAPPTAAEMAVWEAKAAEFERLAAEQAEERFTGHSDSGLVEAEVDGNGRLTDLDVSAEALRQAYPQNIGPDTIEAIVAARAAAGAAGREKAAGILPGVRA; this is encoded by the coding sequence ATGAACGGATACGACTGGGCTCCGCCCACGGCTGCGGAAATGGCCGTTTGGGAGGCCAAGGCCGCGGAATTCGAACGCCTCGCCGCCGAACAGGCCGAAGAACGTTTTACCGGTCATTCGGATAGCGGCCTCGTCGAGGCCGAAGTGGACGGCAACGGACGGCTGACGGACCTCGACGTGAGCGCCGAGGCGCTGCGTCAGGCCTACCCGCAGAACATCGGCCCGGACACCATCGAAGCCATCGTCGCAGCCCGGGCCGCGGCCGGCGCGGCAGGCCGCGAGAAGGCCGCAGGAATCCTCCCGGGGGTGCGCGCTTGA
- a CDS encoding transposase gives MAKTTQQRRVEDRLWELIEPLIPSRPAPRGPGGRPRIDDRAALEGILFVLDTGCRWRELPEQLGCGSGHSTIDGDERALSSGSDQPSVGPPLQRRSMRSACGPRSL, from the coding sequence GTGGCGAAGACGACGCAGCAGCGGCGGGTCGAAGACCGGCTCTGGGAGCTGATCGAACCCCTGATCCCGTCCCGACCAGCGCCGCGCGGTCCGGGTGGGCGGCCCCGGATCGATGACCGTGCCGCGCTAGAGGGGATCTTGTTCGTGCTCGACACCGGCTGCCGCTGGCGAGAACTACCCGAGCAGCTCGGATGCGGGTCCGGGCACAGCACCATCGACGGGGATGAACGAGCACTCTCGTCGGGAAGTGATCAGCCATCGGTGGGGCCGCCTCTTCAGAGGCGTTCGATGCGGTCGGCCTGCGGGCCCCGGTCGCTGTGA
- a CDS encoding cold-shock protein, with protein MPQGTVRWFDAERGFGFLAPDDGSPDVFVHASEIVGDGGAKVLREGQAVVFEVGENDRGPQALRVRVTADAATGSAVGLLGTVNWYEPGKGYGFASPDGGGADIFVHSSAIVTGGVVTEGQRVAFLIVEGERGPQAGHVIPLGAGAGSPAAAGIADGADGTVAWYDEDKGFGFINPDSGAGDVFVHARALAEGLTWLAEGDRVAYEVASGDKGPQARDVHLVRGAEPQTAPQRPAPAAAAGPAARDVPVRGGEGVVARYDDDRGFGFITPDAGGDDLFAHVSVIMGSEPLQKGDRVRYTVRHSDRGPQADRIERL; from the coding sequence ATGCCGCAAGGGACCGTTCGTTGGTTCGACGCCGAACGGGGTTTCGGCTTCCTCGCGCCCGACGACGGCTCGCCGGACGTGTTCGTGCACGCCTCCGAGATCGTCGGGGACGGCGGCGCGAAAGTGCTCCGCGAGGGTCAGGCCGTCGTGTTCGAGGTCGGCGAGAACGACCGCGGGCCCCAGGCGCTGCGCGTTCGCGTCACCGCCGATGCGGCCACCGGCAGCGCCGTGGGCCTGCTCGGCACCGTCAACTGGTACGAGCCGGGCAAGGGGTACGGCTTCGCGTCGCCGGACGGCGGCGGCGCCGACATCTTCGTGCACAGCTCCGCCATCGTGACCGGCGGCGTGGTCACCGAGGGGCAGCGGGTGGCCTTCCTGATCGTCGAAGGCGAGCGCGGCCCGCAGGCCGGGCACGTGATCCCGCTGGGAGCAGGGGCCGGCTCACCCGCTGCGGCTGGTATCGCGGACGGTGCCGACGGCACCGTGGCCTGGTACGACGAGGACAAGGGCTTCGGCTTCATCAACCCCGACTCCGGCGCCGGGGACGTCTTCGTTCACGCCCGGGCCCTGGCCGAGGGGCTGACGTGGCTCGCGGAGGGCGACCGCGTCGCCTACGAGGTAGCTAGTGGAGACAAAGGCCCGCAGGCCCGCGACGTGCACCTGGTCCGGGGCGCCGAGCCCCAGACGGCGCCGCAGCGGCCGGCACCTGCCGCGGCCGCGGGGCCGGCGGCGCGGGACGTGCCCGTACGAGGCGGCGAGGGCGTCGTCGCACGCTACGACGACGACCGCGGCTTCGGCTTCATCACCCCGGACGCAGGCGGCGACGATCTCTTCGCCCACGTGTCCGTGATCATGGGGTCGGAGCCGCTGCAGAAGGGTGACCGGGTCCGGTACACGGTGCGTCACAGCGACCGGGGCCCGCAGGCCGACCGCATCGAACGCCTCTGA
- a CDS encoding KamA family radical SAM protein yields MTAIQEPTSPVAAYDQPYDYTRVELIEPDWRRFPGWHDVTEAEWRDAQWQRVHCIRNAKQLRALMGDLLEERFYEDMLADQREMATMSMLLPPQMINTMAPNAGTDPAKVTEAWYADPIRRYMLPVRSDRDTEWPSHPHSERDSLHEAEMWVVEGLTHRYPTKVLAEMISTCPQYCGHCTRMDLVGNSTEQVEKHKLSLKPVDRQDAMIEYLKKTPGVRDVVVSGGDVANVPWPQLESFLMRLMDIDTVRDIRLATKALAALPQHWIQPKVVEGLERVAGTAQRRGVNLAIHTHVNHAQSVTPLVAEAARTALDVGVRDVRNQGVLMKGVNATPADLLDLCFALQGEANILPYYFYMCDMIPNAEHWRVSVHEAQELQHAIMGYLPGYATPRIVCDVPYVGKRWVHQLAEYDRELGISYWTKNYRTGIEHEDPEALQRRYPYYDPISTLPEAGQKWWASQHG; encoded by the coding sequence GTGACTGCGATCCAGGAACCGACCTCGCCGGTGGCCGCCTACGATCAGCCCTACGACTACACCCGTGTCGAGCTGATCGAACCCGACTGGCGCCGCTTCCCCGGCTGGCACGACGTGACCGAGGCAGAGTGGCGTGACGCGCAGTGGCAGCGAGTGCACTGCATCCGCAACGCCAAGCAACTGCGCGCCCTCATGGGCGACCTGCTCGAGGAGCGCTTCTACGAGGACATGCTCGCCGACCAGCGAGAGATGGCCACGATGTCGATGCTGCTGCCGCCGCAGATGATCAACACGATGGCGCCCAACGCGGGCACCGACCCGGCGAAGGTGACCGAGGCCTGGTACGCCGACCCGATCCGCCGCTACATGCTTCCGGTGCGCAGCGACCGCGACACCGAATGGCCGAGTCACCCGCACTCCGAACGGGACTCACTGCACGAGGCCGAGATGTGGGTGGTGGAGGGGCTGACCCATCGCTACCCCACCAAGGTCCTCGCCGAGATGATCTCCACCTGTCCCCAGTACTGCGGGCACTGCACCCGGATGGACCTGGTCGGCAACTCCACCGAGCAAGTCGAGAAGCACAAGCTCTCGCTCAAACCGGTCGACCGCCAGGACGCGATGATCGAGTACCTGAAGAAGACCCCGGGCGTGCGTGACGTCGTGGTCTCCGGCGGCGACGTCGCCAACGTGCCCTGGCCGCAGCTGGAGTCGTTCCTCATGCGGCTGATGGACATCGACACCGTCCGCGACATCCGGCTCGCGACCAAGGCGCTCGCCGCCCTCCCGCAGCACTGGATCCAGCCGAAGGTCGTCGAAGGGCTCGAACGCGTCGCCGGCACCGCGCAGCGGCGCGGCGTCAACCTCGCGATCCACACCCACGTCAACCACGCCCAGTCGGTGACCCCGCTGGTCGCCGAAGCCGCCAGGACCGCCCTCGACGTCGGCGTCCGCGACGTGCGCAACCAGGGCGTGCTGATGAAGGGCGTCAACGCGACCCCGGCCGACCTGCTGGACCTGTGCTTCGCGCTGCAAGGCGAGGCGAACATCCTGCCGTACTACTTCTACATGTGCGACATGATCCCGAACGCCGAGCACTGGCGGGTTTCCGTGCACGAGGCACAGGAACTGCAGCACGCGATCATGGGCTACCTGCCCGGCTACGCGACTCCCCGCATCGTCTGCGACGTGCCCTACGTCGGGAAGCGGTGGGTGCACCAGTTGGCCGAGTACGACCGCGAGCTGGGGATCTCCTACTGGACCAAGAACTACCGGACCGGGATCGAACACGAGGACCCCGAAGCCTTGCAGCGCCGCTACCCCTACTACGACCCTATCTCCACCCTGCCCGAGGCCGGCCAGAAATGGTGGGCCAGCCAGCACGGCTGA